A DNA window from Paenibacillus andongensis contains the following coding sequences:
- a CDS encoding proline dehydrogenase produces MEMMLRNMFQSLGKSRSANRLAKKYGLRFGAARFVAGETIKQSIDAVSGLNKDGRIATLDHLGEFVFSEEEATLSADMCIQTLDAIASSGVQSNLSLKMTSLGLDISRELCVSNMKRILNRARQYGNFVRIDMEDYAHCQVSLDIYRELREEFDNVGIVIQAYLFRTEQDIQDLSAIRANLRLVKGAYKESPQVAFPEKKDVDENYKKIIQMHLKNGHYSAIASHDEAIINFTKQFVSENGISIDQFEFQMLYGICEEMQKQLVKEGYRVRVYVPYGVDWFGYFMRRLAERPANVWFVLKNMFK; encoded by the coding sequence ATGGAAATGATGCTGAGAAACATGTTTCAATCCTTGGGCAAAAGCCGCTCTGCGAATCGATTAGCCAAAAAGTACGGCCTTCGGTTTGGAGCCGCCCGTTTTGTAGCCGGTGAAACCATCAAACAATCGATTGATGCTGTAAGCGGTCTCAATAAGGATGGTAGAATCGCGACTTTAGACCATCTAGGAGAATTCGTTTTTAGCGAAGAAGAAGCTACATTGTCCGCTGATATGTGCATACAAACATTAGATGCTATTGCCAGCTCAGGCGTACAGTCCAATCTTTCGTTGAAAATGACATCACTCGGCCTAGATATTAGCAGAGAGCTTTGCGTAAGCAATATGAAACGAATTCTGAATCGAGCGCGTCAATATGGTAATTTTGTTCGGATCGATATGGAGGATTACGCGCACTGCCAAGTTTCTCTTGATATCTACCGTGAACTTCGTGAAGAGTTCGACAATGTAGGGATCGTGATTCAAGCTTATCTGTTCCGAACGGAGCAAGACATCCAGGATTTGAGTGCGATTAGAGCCAACTTGCGTCTCGTTAAAGGGGCCTATAAGGAGTCCCCTCAAGTTGCTTTTCCAGAAAAGAAAGACGTCGATGAAAATTATAAAAAAATCATTCAAATGCATTTGAAAAATGGTCATTACTCGGCAATTGCCAGCCATGATGAAGCGATCATTAACTTCACGAAACAATTCGTAAGTGAGAATGGAATCTCCATAGATCAATTCGAATTTCAGATGCTTTATGGCATTTGTGAAGAGATGCAGAAGCAATTGGTTAAGGAAGGATACCGGGTCCGCGTCTACGTTCCCTATGGTGTCGATTGGTTTGGATATTTTATGAGACGGTTGGCCGAACGCCCAGCGAATGTCTGGTTTGTTCTTAAAAATATGTTTAAATAA
- a CDS encoding Ger(x)C family spore germination protein, whose translation MKKCNSIFLIMAVLLFVTGCGNTVYLENQQFVLTEALDFDENNKLIVYTSTPVFNKEAKDRFKITSTRANTMRKSKGEIDSKTSGTLAYGKSQNVLIGKRLLQHRNAFPYMDVLFRDSRNEINANVIVVDGTVKDVMYTNMSDKGLISNVIKQLAESSYKSRITVQTSLQEFHQQIKDKAMTPVLTEMKVEKNDLVISGTVLLHKDGTYAASLNHQESSLLLLLQRNVKNPIPLTFHIPPEMFHTDEKLSYVSFNIKKAKPKMKANFEGGDLTIDIKMKVQIDLTERTFALNLDEKKKQLEQVIEKELKKECEALIKKAQKYQIDPFQFGVRVRAYQNKDWKKVEDTWGKALSEATVNVSPKVIIKSIGVSE comes from the coding sequence ATGAAGAAATGCAATTCCATTTTTTTAATAATGGCCGTTTTATTGTTTGTAACTGGGTGCGGTAATACCGTTTATTTAGAGAATCAACAGTTTGTTCTTACGGAAGCTTTAGATTTTGATGAGAATAATAAATTAATCGTATATACGTCAACGCCTGTCTTCAACAAAGAAGCCAAAGATAGATTTAAAATCACATCCACAAGGGCTAATACGATGCGCAAATCAAAAGGGGAAATTGATAGTAAAACGAGCGGCACCCTTGCTTACGGAAAATCGCAAAATGTTCTTATAGGAAAAAGACTGCTGCAGCACAGAAATGCATTTCCCTATATGGATGTTCTCTTCCGCGATTCCCGAAATGAGATTAATGCGAATGTGATTGTGGTTGATGGGACCGTTAAAGATGTGATGTATACGAACATGAGTGATAAAGGCTTAATCTCCAACGTGATTAAACAACTGGCAGAAAGCTCATATAAGAGCAGGATTACCGTACAAACTTCGCTGCAGGAATTTCATCAACAAATAAAGGATAAAGCAATGACGCCTGTTTTAACCGAAATGAAAGTAGAGAAAAATGACCTCGTTATTTCAGGTACGGTTCTTTTACATAAAGACGGCACCTACGCGGCTTCTTTGAATCATCAAGAAAGTTCTCTTCTCCTATTATTACAGCGAAATGTGAAAAATCCTATACCCTTAACGTTTCATATCCCTCCTGAAATGTTCCATACGGATGAAAAGTTGTCCTATGTGAGTTTCAATATAAAAAAGGCAAAGCCTAAGATGAAGGCAAATTTCGAAGGTGGCGATCTTACAATCGACATTAAGATGAAGGTTCAGATCGATTTGACGGAGCGCACTTTTGCCCTCAACTTAGATGAGAAGAAAAAACAGTTAGAACAAGTCATTGAAAAAGAGTTAAAAAAAGAATGCGAGGCATTAATCAAGAAAGCTCAAAAATATCAAATAGATCCTTTTCAGTTTGGCGTTCGCGTACGCGCATATCAGAATAAAGACTGGAAGAAGGTAGAGGATACCTGGGGAAAAGCGCTATCTGAAGCAACGGTAAATGTTTCACCTAAAGTAATCATCAAAAGCATAGGGGTTTCCGAATAG
- a CDS encoding GerAB/ArcD/ProY family transporter, with protein sequence MSKYSMNQISLKQYIFIICETQVGIGVLSLPRDLAKNAGTDGWISIVLGWIVSVLVSLVIIRVMEKNPEYTLFELLTKYFGNWVGKGLIAAWILFAAYSAITIMLATIHIIKIWIVPDIQNFILMILFIVPIYMITKQGIRVIGLFAEFVFMITLWMPFLLLLTLKDIEWMYLLPIGKGGLFPILSSIKSTVFSFLGFELAFILYPFLRDKKSASKGIVVANTLSMIIYLTITVICFVKFSPVEVTDYVYPVLNLLKVIHLPFLERLEIICLSFYLFIIFMTIIPYTYMAALGTSHLFGKQDHRNTIRINMILWIVMSFFFIPTSSQITLMGASQGTIGLCFAFVFPIFLWIYGWLFQRNRKEQRQ encoded by the coding sequence ATGAGCAAATATTCGATGAATCAAATCTCCTTGAAACAATACATCTTTATTATATGTGAAACCCAAGTTGGGATCGGTGTCCTGTCCCTTCCCCGCGATTTAGCTAAAAATGCAGGTACCGACGGATGGATATCCATTGTACTGGGTTGGATTGTGTCTGTGCTGGTAAGCTTGGTCATCATAAGAGTTATGGAGAAAAATCCCGAGTATACGTTATTCGAACTTTTAACTAAATACTTTGGTAATTGGGTGGGTAAAGGTTTAATAGCAGCATGGATACTATTCGCGGCCTATTCAGCAATTACTATCATGCTTGCAACGATTCACATCATAAAGATTTGGATCGTTCCAGATATACAGAACTTCATCTTAATGATCCTGTTTATCGTTCCCATCTATATGATTACCAAGCAGGGAATAAGGGTGATCGGACTCTTTGCTGAGTTTGTTTTTATGATCACTTTATGGATGCCTTTCTTGTTGTTATTAACATTAAAGGATATAGAGTGGATGTACCTTCTTCCGATTGGAAAGGGAGGACTATTTCCCATTCTTTCTTCCATAAAATCAACCGTATTTTCTTTCCTGGGATTTGAACTGGCTTTCATTCTTTATCCTTTTCTAAGGGACAAGAAATCAGCATCCAAGGGAATTGTTGTTGCAAATACCTTATCTATGATTATTTATTTAACGATTACAGTCATCTGTTTTGTTAAATTTTCTCCAGTTGAGGTGACAGATTACGTCTATCCTGTGCTCAACTTATTGAAGGTTATTCATTTGCCTTTTTTGGAACGGCTGGAGATTATCTGCTTATCCTTTTATTTGTTTATCATATTTATGACGATTATTCCTTACACCTACATGGCTGCATTAGGAACGAGTCATTTATTTGGCAAGCAGGATCATCGAAATACAATACGGATAAATATGATCCTATGGATCGTAATGTCATTCTTTTTTATCCCAACTTCTTCTCAAATTACACTAATGGGCGCATCACAGGGGACGATAGGTTTATGTTTCGCTTTTGTGTTCCCGATTTTCCTTTGGATTTACGGGTGGCTTTTTCAGCGCAATAGAAAGGAACAACGACAATGA
- a CDS encoding NAD-dependent malic enzyme, which yields MAQTSIIFRLELDHNKVSFGDVAAAISKSGGDITSIDVIRPGHDFSIRDITVDLSDKDEALIAESLKQLEGIKIINVSDRTFLVHLGGKITIQPTLPIKNRDDLSKVYTPGVARVCTAIAENPKKAYSLTIKRNTVAVVTDGTAVLGLGDIGPHAAAPVMEGKAMLFKQLAGVDAFPICLDTQDTEEIIRTIKAISPIFGGINLEDISSPRCFEIEDRLAEELEIPVFHDDQHGTAVVVIAGLLNALKVVGKRIENIRIVVNGIGAAGVSICKMLLQAGVTHLVPVDREGAIVRGGTYTHPMWQWLAEQPQVESTEGTLQEVIQGADVFIGVSRGRLLKEEDVKKMAPQSIVFAMANPEPEITPEEALPHVAVFATGRSDYPNQINNVLVFPGLFRGALDCRARRINEPMKLAAARAIASVVSGAELNQHYIIPSIFNEQVVVQVRKAVIEAAILTNVARRTPPEFR from the coding sequence GTGGCACAAACAAGTATTATTTTCCGTTTAGAATTAGATCATAATAAGGTTAGTTTTGGCGATGTAGCGGCTGCCATCAGCAAGTCCGGAGGAGATATTACCTCTATTGACGTGATACGTCCAGGTCATGATTTCTCCATTCGGGATATTACAGTCGATCTCTCGGATAAGGATGAAGCATTAATCGCTGAGTCTCTGAAACAACTTGAGGGCATTAAAATTATCAACGTCTCTGATCGCACCTTTCTCGTGCATTTAGGTGGCAAAATTACGATTCAGCCGACACTTCCGATCAAGAATCGCGATGATTTATCCAAGGTATATACCCCAGGTGTTGCTCGAGTCTGTACGGCGATAGCTGAAAATCCGAAGAAAGCGTATTCACTTACCATTAAGCGAAATACGGTGGCAGTTGTTACAGATGGTACTGCTGTTCTAGGTTTAGGCGACATTGGCCCGCATGCGGCAGCTCCGGTTATGGAAGGTAAAGCCATGCTCTTCAAGCAGCTCGCTGGCGTAGATGCGTTCCCGATCTGTTTGGATACACAGGATACCGAAGAAATCATTCGCACGATCAAAGCGATTAGTCCTATTTTCGGCGGTATTAACTTGGAAGACATCAGCTCTCCGCGCTGCTTTGAAATCGAGGATAGGCTCGCTGAAGAGTTGGAGATCCCAGTCTTTCATGATGATCAGCACGGAACAGCCGTCGTTGTGATCGCGGGACTGCTCAATGCACTTAAAGTCGTTGGCAAGCGGATTGAAAATATCCGTATTGTCGTTAATGGAATAGGTGCTGCAGGTGTTTCGATTTGCAAAATGCTGCTTCAGGCGGGCGTTACGCACCTGGTTCCTGTAGATCGGGAAGGCGCTATCGTGCGCGGCGGGACTTACACTCACCCCATGTGGCAGTGGCTTGCCGAACAGCCTCAGGTGGAATCGACAGAGGGAACCCTTCAAGAAGTGATTCAAGGCGCAGACGTATTTATCGGGGTGTCAAGAGGTCGCCTATTGAAAGAAGAAGACGTGAAGAAGATGGCTCCTCAAAGCATCGTGTTCGCAATGGCCAATCCCGAACCTGAAATTACGCCGGAGGAGGCGCTCCCGCATGTTGCTGTATTTGCTACGGGACGAAGCGATTATCCGAACCAAATTAATAACGTGCTTGTATTCCCAGGATTATTCAGAGGCGCACTGGACTGCCGAGCACGGCGAATTAATGAGCCGATGAAGCTGGCCGCGGCGAGAGCGATTGCTTCCGTCGTTTCAGGGGCAGAGCTCAACCAACATTACATTATCCCTAGTATTTTCAATGAGCAAGTCGTGGTACAAGTGCGCAAAGCTGTGATTGAAGCGGCTATTTTAACGAATGTTGCTCGGAGAACCCCGCCAGAGTTTAGGTAA
- a CDS encoding DUF2935 domain-containing protein — protein sequence MSNEFVSRSLDEIRFWSRIMKEHSLFLKLGFRCEDTQLIQEADHFYHTFEQIEGKSYAFTELTDPEEIKRFNMEAHFAATHIWAFKRRVLGLIIQCKLPGGNNFPLLVDHTSREANYFRNRLEELNTGRLEPLPDAIIDENVFFLRIMADHAKFIGHLLDPSERKLVEQARSFSQDFDQLLFQAIDLSGMRPGSQTEPLLDQFLDQNRVSVVSLRDFKKTARDLIEACRIKSIIHPLLADHVFREAERFLTIIDMFEASLTRKQN from the coding sequence TTGTCAAATGAATTTGTTAGTCGTTCGTTGGATGAGATTCGATTCTGGTCACGTATTATGAAAGAGCATTCCTTATTTCTGAAGCTGGGATTTCGCTGTGAGGATACGCAATTAATCCAAGAAGCCGATCATTTTTATCATACTTTTGAACAAATCGAAGGCAAATCCTATGCATTCACGGAGTTAACTGATCCTGAAGAAATCAAACGCTTTAACATGGAGGCTCACTTTGCCGCAACTCATATTTGGGCTTTTAAAAGAAGGGTCTTAGGTCTCATCATCCAATGTAAACTTCCTGGCGGTAACAATTTCCCTTTATTAGTTGATCATACCAGCCGAGAGGCCAATTATTTTAGAAATCGCTTAGAGGAATTAAATACAGGTCGATTAGAACCACTGCCCGATGCCATCATTGATGAAAATGTCTTCTTTTTGAGAATAATGGCTGACCATGCGAAGTTCATCGGACATCTCCTTGATCCGTCTGAACGGAAACTCGTTGAGCAAGCTCGCAGCTTTAGTCAAGATTTCGACCAGCTGCTCTTTCAAGCCATTGATTTAAGCGGTATGCGTCCTGGGTCCCAAACGGAGCCGCTTCTCGACCAATTCCTTGATCAGAATCGCGTTTCTGTCGTTTCTCTGCGTGATTTCAAAAAAACAGCTAGGGATTTAATCGAAGCTTGTCGTATCAAAAGTATCATTCATCCTTTACTGGCTGACCATGTGTTTCGTGAGGCTGAAAGATTTCTAACCATCATTGATATGTTCGAAGCAAGCCTAACAAGAAAACAAAACTAA
- the leuB gene encoding 3-isopropylmalate dehydrogenase encodes MADVKKIAVIAGDGIGPEVVAEAEKVLKRTEELFGYQFETEHALFGGIAIDEKGTPLPEETLKVCQSADAVLLGAVGGPKWDNNSKELRPETGLLGIRKALGLFSNIRPAFIFDCLKEASTLKPEVLEGTDLIVVRELTGGIYFGEKFRRETANGQEAVDTCAYNVTEIDRIARQAFEIAQTRRKKLASVDKANVLETSRLWRETVNRIAVDYPDVELEHVLVDNCAMQLLRRPSSFDVIVTENMFGDILSDEAAMLTGSIGMLASASLGEGSFGLYEPVHGSAPDIAGQGISNPIATILSVALMFRLTFGYHEAADSIERAVKEVLDAGHRTGDIAVDKSQAIGTLAMGQLIVDAMRK; translated from the coding sequence ATGGCAGATGTGAAAAAAATTGCTGTAATCGCTGGAGATGGTATTGGTCCAGAAGTAGTTGCAGAAGCGGAAAAAGTATTGAAACGTACCGAAGAATTATTCGGTTATCAATTTGAAACAGAGCACGCCTTGTTCGGCGGGATTGCGATTGATGAGAAAGGGACACCGCTTCCGGAAGAAACGTTGAAAGTTTGCCAATCGGCAGACGCTGTACTTCTAGGAGCTGTTGGCGGACCGAAATGGGATAACAACTCCAAAGAGCTTCGTCCTGAAACAGGCCTTCTCGGTATTCGTAAAGCGCTTGGATTATTCTCTAACATTCGTCCAGCTTTCATCTTCGACTGCTTGAAAGAAGCTTCCACGCTCAAGCCTGAAGTGCTGGAAGGAACGGATTTGATCGTTGTTCGTGAATTGACTGGCGGGATCTACTTCGGTGAGAAATTCCGTCGTGAAACAGCGAATGGTCAAGAAGCTGTCGATACTTGTGCTTATAATGTTACAGAAATCGATCGTATTGCTCGTCAAGCATTTGAAATCGCACAGACACGTCGCAAGAAGCTTGCTTCTGTAGACAAAGCGAACGTTCTTGAAACTTCCCGTCTATGGCGCGAAACTGTGAACCGCATTGCCGTTGATTACCCGGATGTTGAGCTAGAGCACGTGCTCGTTGATAACTGTGCGATGCAATTGCTGCGCCGCCCATCCAGCTTCGACGTCATCGTGACTGAAAACATGTTCGGCGACATCTTGAGTGATGAAGCAGCCATGCTGACAGGTTCCATCGGGATGTTGGCATCCGCTTCTCTCGGCGAAGGCAGCTTCGGCTTGTACGAGCCGGTACATGGCTCCGCTCCGGATATTGCAGGTCAAGGTATCTCCAACCCAATCGCAACCATTCTTTCGGTAGCGTTGATGTTCCGTTTGACATTCGGTTACCACGAAGCAGCGGATTCCATTGAGCGTGCAGTGAAAGAAGTACTGGATGCGGGTCACCGTACAGGCGACATCGCGGTTGACAAGAGCCAAGCCATCGGTACTCTTGCAATGGGCCAACTGATCGTAGACGCTATGCGTAAATAA
- the pruA gene encoding L-glutamate gamma-semialdehyde dehydrogenase, with product MSTYTKVTPYANEPFTNFSLDENKQAMEAAIAKVKSELGQEYPLYIGSEKVVTEAKIKSINPGNVDEVIGYVSKADQALAEKAMGAALATFESWKRVHVRERAEYLFKAAALMRERKHEFSALMILESGKNYVEADVDTAEAIDFIEFYAREIIRLSEINETQPLTKIAGEDNKISYIPLGVGVIIPPWNFPLAICVGMTTAAVVSGNTVLLKPASTTPIIAHKFVALMREVGLPDGVINFIPGSGAEVGDYLTTHPKTRFISFTGSKEVGLRINKLAADTVPGQIWIKRVVAEMGGKDGIIVDETADLDAAASAIVASAFGFQGQKCSAGSRAVIVESVYDEVVEKVTALTKQLQIGLPENNFAAGPVIDKTSYERILEYIEIGKQEGTLLAGGEKAEGNGYYIQPTVFGNVSGKARIMQEEIFGPVLAIAKAKDWHEAIAMYNDTEFGLTGAYFSTDEERIAEALETVHCGNLYINRKCTGALVGVHPFGGFNMSGTDSKAGGYDYLLLFTQAKLTSRKM from the coding sequence ATGAGCACATATACAAAAGTAACCCCTTATGCAAACGAACCCTTCACTAATTTTTCTTTGGATGAAAATAAGCAAGCCATGGAAGCCGCTATTGCGAAAGTGAAATCGGAATTAGGTCAAGAGTACCCGCTATATATTGGATCAGAGAAAGTAGTTACGGAAGCGAAAATCAAATCCATTAACCCAGGTAATGTGGATGAAGTGATTGGTTATGTGAGCAAAGCGGATCAGGCACTAGCGGAAAAAGCAATGGGAGCCGCTTTGGCGACTTTCGAATCTTGGAAGCGCGTTCATGTAAGAGAGAGAGCGGAATACTTGTTTAAAGCGGCAGCGCTTATGCGTGAACGTAAGCATGAATTTTCTGCGCTTATGATCTTGGAATCAGGTAAGAACTACGTAGAAGCTGACGTAGATACTGCAGAAGCCATTGATTTCATCGAGTTCTACGCTCGGGAAATCATTCGTTTGAGTGAAATCAATGAGACTCAGCCGTTAACCAAAATTGCCGGTGAAGACAATAAGATTTCCTATATCCCACTTGGTGTTGGCGTCATTATTCCGCCTTGGAACTTCCCGCTCGCTATCTGCGTGGGCATGACGACAGCTGCAGTTGTTTCAGGTAATACGGTTCTTCTTAAACCCGCTTCTACAACGCCAATCATTGCGCACAAGTTTGTCGCTTTGATGAGAGAAGTAGGACTTCCAGACGGTGTGATCAATTTCATTCCGGGAAGCGGTGCTGAAGTTGGCGATTATTTGACGACACATCCGAAGACTCGTTTCATTAGCTTTACAGGTTCTAAAGAGGTTGGTCTACGCATTAACAAGTTGGCAGCGGACACGGTTCCAGGTCAGATTTGGATCAAACGCGTCGTTGCTGAAATGGGTGGAAAAGATGGCATTATCGTCGATGAAACGGCTGATCTGGATGCAGCAGCATCTGCGATTGTCGCATCAGCGTTCGGATTCCAAGGACAGAAATGTTCGGCTGGTTCCAGAGCGGTTATTGTGGAATCGGTGTATGACGAGGTTGTAGAAAAAGTAACCGCTTTGACGAAGCAGCTGCAAATCGGGCTGCCAGAAAATAATTTCGCTGCAGGTCCAGTTATCGATAAGACTTCGTACGAAAGAATTTTGGAGTATATCGAAATCGGGAAACAAGAAGGCACTCTGCTTGCCGGCGGTGAGAAGGCTGAAGGAAACGGCTATTACATCCAACCGACCGTATTCGGTAATGTGAGCGGCAAAGCAAGGATTATGCAAGAAGAGATCTTCGGACCCGTGCTCGCTATTGCGAAAGCGAAAGATTGGCATGAAGCAATCGCGATGTACAATGACACCGAGTTCGGGTTGACAGGCGCTTACTTCTCCACGGACGAGGAACGTATCGCTGAAGCTCTAGAGACCGTGCATTGCGGTAACTTGTACATCAATCGCAAATGCACAGGCGCGTTGGTCGGCGTACACCCGTTTGGCGGATTCAATATGTCAGGTACAGATTCCAAAGCTGGCGGTTATGACTACCTCCTGCTCTTTACACAAGCTAAATTAACGTCCCGCAAAATGTAA
- a CDS encoding Ger(x)C family spore germination protein, with product MKKWQGIFLIWAALVGLTGCGKAVFIETQQFLFAEGIELDDENKVVAYTSSPVFSNIAKDRSKITITTADTMREAKKKLEAKINGNIAPGKLQSILIGKKMLQQTNVMPYLDVFFRDPKNEINANVIVVDGSVKDVMYTNMNDKGRLGAVIKQLIESTYKSRITVLTTLQKFHKQMSDTAMTPCITEMRVEKNDLVISGTTLLHKDGTYATSLNKQESSLMLLLQRNMNNPIPLTFHLSPEMFHTDEEMSYVSFNMKRVKVKFETKFEGIHPTIDIQMKVPIDLTERMFKLDMEKQRKLLEQAIEQELEKECQALIKKAQKYQVDPFGFGIYVRAKDYKNWKKVEGDWGKALSEATVNISSKIAIKSIGVSE from the coding sequence ATGAAGAAATGGCAGGGCATTTTCTTAATATGGGCAGCTTTAGTAGGGTTAACCGGGTGCGGCAAGGCGGTTTTTATAGAGACTCAACAGTTTCTTTTTGCTGAGGGGATAGAATTGGATGATGAAAACAAGGTGGTCGCCTACACATCAAGTCCTGTCTTCAGTAACATAGCTAAGGATAGATCTAAAATTACAATCACAACTGCGGATACGATGCGTGAAGCGAAGAAAAAACTCGAGGCGAAAATAAACGGTAATATTGCACCTGGGAAATTGCAAAGTATTCTTATAGGGAAAAAAATGCTGCAGCAAACCAATGTAATGCCCTACCTGGATGTCTTCTTTCGCGATCCTAAAAATGAAATTAATGCAAATGTGATTGTAGTTGACGGGTCTGTGAAAGATGTGATGTATACAAATATGAATGACAAAGGCCGATTAGGTGCTGTGATCAAACAATTGATAGAGAGTACATATAAAAGCAGAATTACAGTATTAACTACACTGCAGAAATTTCATAAACAAATGTCGGATACTGCAATGACGCCATGCATAACTGAAATGAGAGTAGAGAAAAATGATCTCGTTATTTCAGGGACTACTCTTTTACATAAAGATGGTACTTATGCTACTTCTTTGAATAAACAAGAAAGTTCTCTAATGTTATTGTTGCAGCGCAATATGAACAATCCCATACCGTTAACGTTTCACCTTTCTCCTGAGATGTTTCATACGGATGAAGAAATGTCTTATGTGAGTTTCAATATGAAAAGGGTAAAGGTTAAATTCGAGACAAAATTCGAAGGAATCCATCCTACAATCGATATCCAGATGAAGGTTCCCATCGATTTAACGGAACGCATGTTTAAGTTAGACATGGAGAAACAGAGAAAACTGCTGGAACAAGCGATTGAACAAGAACTTGAAAAAGAATGCCAGGCCTTAATCAAGAAAGCTCAAAAGTATCAAGTAGATCCCTTTGGTTTTGGGATTTATGTACGGGCAAAAGATTATAAAAATTGGAAGAAGGTAGAGGGTGATTGGGGAAAAGCTCTATCTGAAGCAACAGTAAATATTTCTTCAAAAATTGCCATCAAGAGTATTGGAGTTTCCGAATGA
- a CDS encoding Glu/Leu/Phe/Val family dehydrogenase — MSVKVENVENVDVLARTQLVIETALKKMGYADSLYELLKEPLRLLTVRIPLKMDDGSVTVFTGYRAQHNDAVGPTKGGVRFHPDVTEEEVKALSMWMSIKCGITNLPYGGGKGGIQCDPRSMSFPELERLSRGYVRAISQVVGPTKDIPAPDVFTNSQIMAWMMDEYSHIREFDSPGFITGKPLVLGGSIGRETSTALGVSIVMNEAANVLGIPIQGAKIIVQGFGNAGSYLAKFVHDAGAKVVGISDAVGALYDPNGLDIDYLLDRRDSFGTVTNLFPNRITNKELLVQECDILVPAAIENQITEENAWQIKAKLLVEAANGPTTTIATEILTQRGIMIVPDVLASAGGVVVSYFEWVQNNQGYYWTEEEVNERLHKILVDSFHNVYRTSLEKKVDMRLSAYMVGLKRMAEAVKWRGWV; from the coding sequence ATGAGCGTTAAGGTAGAAAACGTGGAAAATGTAGATGTGTTGGCAAGAACGCAGCTGGTGATTGAAACAGCATTGAAAAAAATGGGGTACGCGGACTCCCTTTATGAACTGCTTAAGGAACCATTGCGCCTATTGACGGTACGAATCCCATTAAAGATGGATGATGGATCGGTTACCGTATTTACAGGCTATCGCGCTCAACATAATGATGCGGTTGGACCAACCAAGGGGGGCGTCCGCTTCCACCCAGATGTTACTGAAGAAGAAGTTAAAGCGCTTTCCATGTGGATGAGTATCAAATGCGGCATTACCAATCTGCCTTATGGTGGCGGCAAGGGCGGAATTCAATGTGATCCGCGTTCCATGTCTTTTCCAGAGTTAGAGCGGCTCAGCCGGGGCTATGTTCGCGCTATTAGCCAAGTTGTCGGTCCCACCAAAGACATTCCGGCACCTGATGTATTCACCAATTCGCAGATTATGGCATGGATGATGGATGAATACAGTCATATCCGCGAGTTTGACTCACCCGGATTTATTACAGGCAAGCCGCTGGTTCTTGGCGGATCTATAGGACGTGAAACGTCCACCGCATTAGGTGTAAGTATTGTGATGAATGAGGCTGCTAACGTTCTTGGGATTCCTATCCAAGGTGCGAAAATTATCGTCCAAGGGTTTGGCAATGCGGGTAGCTATTTGGCCAAGTTCGTGCATGATGCGGGCGCTAAAGTGGTAGGCATTTCAGACGCAGTTGGTGCATTGTATGACCCGAATGGACTAGATATTGATTATTTGCTGGATAGACGGGATTCTTTCGGAACCGTTACGAATTTATTTCCTAACCGTATTACGAATAAAGAGTTATTAGTTCAGGAATGTGACATTTTAGTGCCAGCGGCTATAGAGAATCAAATTACGGAGGAAAACGCTTGGCAAATCAAGGCGAAGCTGCTGGTTGAGGCAGCTAATGGACCAACTACTACTATCGCGACAGAAATTTTAACGCAGAGGGGCATCATGATTGTTCCTGATGTTCTAGCCAGCGCGGGTGGTGTAGTGGTATCATACTTTGAGTGGGTTCAAAATAATCAAGGTTATTATTGGACGGAGGAAGAGGTTAACGAGAGATTGCATAAAATTCTGGTTGATTCCTTCCATAACGTTTATCGAACTTCACTAGAGAAAAAAGTGGACATGCGTTTGTCAGCTTACATGGTTGGACTGAAGCGCATGGCTGAAGCTGTAAAGTGGAGAGGTTGGGTATAA